One window from the genome of Eucalyptus grandis isolate ANBG69807.140 chromosome 7, ASM1654582v1, whole genome shotgun sequence encodes:
- the LOC120295670 gene encoding uncharacterized protein Mb2253c-like, with protein sequence MSQKSVKGRVIVDMLADCPKEVGDDHSPDDRISAVEEDTWTMFFDGAVNLLGSSQAVLISPNGQHYLVAAKLMFPCTNNIVEYEACILGLQAAIGMEVSKLKVFGDSALIILQTVGEWKTRDAKLVPYHDYLEELVGEFRDISFEYLPRIHNQFADALATLSSMLQVTKGLEVEPLKIEVPTRQPFA encoded by the coding sequence ATGtcgcaaaaatcagttaaaggtcGGGTGATTGTTGATATGTTAGCAGATTGCCCTAAAGAAGTAGGCGATGATCATTCCCCAGATGACCGAATCTCAGCAGTAGAAGAGGACACGTGGACTATGTtttttgatggagctgtaaatTTGTTAGGATCGAGCCAGGCAGTCTTGATATCCCCAAATGGGCAACATTATCTTGTGGCTGCAAAATTGATGTTTCCATGCACCAACAATATAGTtgaatatgaagcatgcatcctcGGCCTACAAGCGGCTATTGGAATGGAAGTgtcaaaactaaaagtgttcggtGACTCCGCCTTAATCATCCTCCAGACTGTGGGCGAGTGGAAGACAAGAGATGCCAAACTAGTGCCTTATCACGActacttggaagaattggtagGAGAATTCCGGGACATCTCGTTTGAATATCTACCTAGAATTCATAACCAGTTTGCTGATGCACTAGCAACACTATCATCTATGTTACAAGTAACGAAGGGGTTAGAAGTAGAGCCTTTGAAGATTGAAGTCCCGACAAGACAGCCCTTTGCATGA